One window from the genome of Mumia sp. ZJ1417 encodes:
- a CDS encoding MCE family protein encodes MRSTRLLDSLLGVGYFLLIAAFVTAAMLVYNKAFVSSTDVRLTTGTIGNALQKGSDVKLNGVPVGTVTSVEAAEEGATLTLALEPEIADELPPDTVARLLPKTLFGERYVALQAPEESLGGALSSGDTIRQDTSDEAIELEEVFDELLPLLQSIQPEKLSATLGELAAFLRGRGTEIGDSMSSWAGYMDKMNPLVPQMAEDFGKLGELAVEYEEALPDLINALDTMTTTSKTLTEQRTELGEVYANVIAAGDETTGWVKDNKKTIIVLSEESRVALKATAPYASQFPCLLRATSAFVPQMDDVLGAGTDEPGIHVVLNVVESRGKYLPGKDRPRYRSNGKPRCPYMNGQTGTTPVRAADEPPAIPAPPSSRLEQQFADGGGLGEANSPGENQLIAELVAPTQGLAPAEYPSWSSLLVGPTLRHTKVTLK; translated from the coding sequence ATGAGGTCGACGCGACTGCTCGACAGCCTCCTCGGCGTCGGCTACTTCCTGCTCATCGCGGCGTTCGTCACTGCCGCGATGCTCGTGTACAACAAGGCGTTTGTGTCGAGCACCGACGTCCGGCTGACGACCGGGACGATCGGCAACGCCCTCCAGAAGGGGTCCGACGTCAAGCTCAACGGTGTGCCCGTGGGGACGGTGACGTCGGTCGAGGCCGCTGAGGAAGGGGCCACGCTCACCCTCGCGCTCGAGCCCGAGATCGCCGACGAGCTCCCGCCGGACACGGTCGCGCGGCTGCTCCCCAAGACACTGTTCGGTGAGCGATACGTGGCGCTCCAAGCACCCGAGGAGTCCCTTGGCGGCGCGCTCTCGTCGGGGGACACGATCCGCCAGGACACCTCAGACGAGGCGATCGAGCTGGAGGAGGTCTTCGACGAGCTCCTCCCGCTGCTCCAGTCGATCCAGCCCGAGAAGCTGTCCGCCACCCTCGGCGAGCTGGCCGCGTTCCTGCGCGGACGCGGCACCGAGATCGGCGACTCGATGTCGAGCTGGGCCGGCTACATGGACAAGATGAACCCGTTGGTGCCGCAGATGGCCGAGGACTTCGGCAAGCTCGGTGAGCTCGCGGTCGAGTACGAAGAGGCGCTGCCCGACCTCATCAACGCGCTCGACACGATGACGACCACCTCCAAGACGCTGACCGAGCAACGCACCGAGCTCGGCGAGGTGTATGCGAACGTCATCGCCGCCGGAGACGAGACCACCGGCTGGGTCAAGGACAACAAGAAGACGATCATCGTCCTCTCGGAGGAGAGCCGCGTCGCGCTGAAGGCCACCGCCCCGTACGCCTCGCAGTTCCCTTGCCTGCTCCGGGCCACCAGCGCGTTCGTCCCGCAGATGGACGACGTGCTCGGCGCCGGGACGGACGAGCCGGGCATCCATGTCGTGCTCAACGTCGTCGAGTCCCGCGGCAAGTACCTGCCAGGCAAGGACCGCCCGCGCTACCGCAGCAACGGCAAGCCGCGGTGCCCGTACATGAACGGCCAGACCGGTACGACCCCCGTACGGGCCGCGGACGAGCCACCGGCGATCCCCGCGCCGCCGTCGAGCCGCCTCGAGCAGCAGTTCGCGGACGGCGGCGGGCTCGGTGAGGCCAACTCGCCCGGCGAGAACCAGCTCATCGCCGAGCTCGTCGCGCCGACCCAGGGCCTGGCGCCGGCCGAGTACCCGTCCTGGTCGAGCCTTCTCGTGGGCCCCACCCTCCGCCACACGAAGGTGACGCTCAAATGA
- a CDS encoding MCE family protein, with protein sequence MTSTLIKSIVFTVVTVLATLALAGTIRNSTSGESTVYTALFSDATSLNRGDDVRMAGVKVGTVETIEVADRSVAKVTFTISDTVTLTTGATAQLRFRNLVGQRYISLMPAETTGAPLPEGHTFTVSETRPALDLTMLFNGFQPLFKMLNPDDVNQLSSEIIAVFQGEGATVEGLLSSTASLTSTLAERDEVIGQLVTNLNDVLTVVNDRTDQLDTTLVTLQKLVSGLAADRAAIGDSIAGIGALTTSVSALLEETRPPLKGSIAALEDVSAVLADNEEVVDTFLQRLPAKLDKIGRLASYGSWLNFYVCSIEGRIPMPEGYMGDLGVKPVAGRCR encoded by the coding sequence ATGACCTCGACCCTGATCAAGAGCATCGTGTTCACGGTGGTCACGGTCCTGGCGACCCTCGCGCTCGCCGGCACGATCCGCAACAGCACGAGCGGCGAGTCCACGGTCTATACGGCGCTGTTCTCCGACGCGACCAGCCTCAACCGGGGTGACGACGTACGGATGGCGGGCGTCAAGGTCGGCACCGTCGAGACCATCGAGGTCGCCGACCGCAGCGTCGCCAAGGTGACCTTCACGATCTCCGACACCGTCACGCTGACGACCGGCGCGACCGCACAGCTGCGGTTCCGCAACCTCGTCGGCCAGCGCTACATCTCGCTGATGCCGGCGGAGACCACCGGCGCGCCGTTGCCCGAGGGGCACACCTTCACCGTGAGCGAGACCCGGCCGGCGCTCGACCTGACGATGTTGTTCAACGGGTTCCAGCCGCTGTTCAAGATGCTGAACCCCGACGACGTCAACCAGCTCAGCTCGGAGATCATCGCCGTCTTCCAGGGTGAGGGCGCGACCGTCGAGGGGCTGCTGTCGAGCACGGCCAGCCTCACGTCGACGCTCGCCGAGCGCGACGAGGTGATCGGTCAGCTCGTGACCAACCTCAACGACGTGCTGACGGTCGTCAATGACCGTACGGACCAGCTCGACACGACACTGGTGACCCTCCAGAAGCTCGTCAGCGGGCTGGCCGCCGACCGCGCCGCGATCGGCGACTCGATCGCGGGGATCGGGGCCCTGACCACGAGCGTCAGCGCGTTGCTCGAGGAGACACGGCCGCCGCTCAAGGGCTCGATCGCGGCGCTCGAGGACGTGTCGGCCGTGCTCGCCGACAACGAGGAGGTCGTCGACACCTTCCTCCAGCGGCTCCCGGCCAAGCTCGACAAGATCGGTCGCCTCGCGAGCTATGGCTCCTGGCTCAACTTCTACGTGTGCTCCATCGAGGGCCGCATCCCGATGCCGGAGGGCTACATGGGTGATCTCGGCGTGAAGCCGGTCGCAGGGAGGTGCCGCTGA
- a CDS encoding MCE family protein — protein MSRVKRRYPTSFAERNKVVLAIVGMLSMALVFLVTFNADAMPVIGGGDIREARFAEGGGLKKGNEVRVAGVKVGKVTEISLDGAQVVVKFRIKDVELGSETRAAVKVKTMLGQKYLALEPAGTTPLDGAIPVEHTMTPYDVNAAFSDLSTTIDEIDTEKMEESFLTLADAFRDTPESVQTMVAGLTDLSRTISSRDEELAELFASTTQVTSTLRNRNDEFEKIITDGSDLLGELQARRDAVKAMWEGTASLSREMKGLVADNEEQLRPALAKLDEVTEILQRNQDNLNAALAKIGPYYRMLATSMGNGRWVDSYICGLFDAQGRPVLDNDVLRNCSPKAGGAR, from the coding sequence ATGAGTCGGGTCAAGCGCAGATATCCCACGTCGTTCGCGGAGCGCAACAAGGTCGTCCTCGCGATCGTGGGCATGCTCTCGATGGCGCTGGTCTTCCTCGTGACGTTCAACGCCGACGCCATGCCGGTGATCGGCGGCGGCGACATCCGCGAGGCGCGCTTCGCCGAGGGCGGCGGTCTCAAGAAGGGCAACGAGGTCAGGGTCGCCGGCGTCAAGGTCGGCAAGGTCACCGAGATCTCCCTCGACGGCGCTCAGGTCGTCGTGAAGTTCCGGATCAAGGACGTCGAGCTCGGCAGCGAGACGAGGGCCGCGGTCAAGGTCAAGACGATGCTTGGCCAGAAGTACTTGGCGCTCGAACCGGCCGGGACGACGCCGCTGGACGGAGCGATCCCGGTCGAGCACACGATGACCCCGTACGACGTCAACGCGGCGTTCTCCGACCTCTCGACGACGATCGACGAGATCGACACGGAGAAGATGGAGGAGAGCTTCCTGACGCTCGCCGACGCCTTCCGTGACACCCCGGAGTCGGTGCAGACCATGGTCGCGGGACTGACCGACCTGTCGCGGACGATCTCGAGCCGCGACGAAGAGCTCGCCGAGCTGTTCGCGTCGACGACGCAGGTCACGAGCACGCTGCGCAACCGCAACGATGAGTTCGAGAAGATCATCACCGACGGCAGCGACCTGCTCGGCGAGCTGCAGGCGCGGCGCGACGCGGTCAAGGCGATGTGGGAGGGCACGGCGTCGCTCAGCCGTGAGATGAAGGGGCTCGTCGCCGACAACGAGGAGCAGCTGCGCCCGGCGCTCGCCAAGCTCGACGAGGTCACCGAGATCCTTCAGCGCAACCAGGACAACCTCAACGCCGCGCTGGCCAAGATCGGCCCGTACTACCGGATGCTGGCGACCTCGATGGGCAACGGACGGTGGGTCGACTCGTACATCTGCGGCCTCTTCGACGCCCAGGGCAGGCCGGTCCTCGACAACGACGTCCTCCGCAACTGCTCGCCGAAGGCTGGAGGTGCCCGATGA
- a CDS encoding MCE family protein produces MRINLKQWTIGAVIIAALGLSGFASDRVIAAGGTEVTALFDATIGLYPGSDVQVLGVAIGTVTAVEPEGGQVRVSMKLDRGQHVAADTSAVIVAPTLVSDRFVQLTEPYVGGAKLESGDEITKTAVPVEIDELYASLNDVGQKLGPEGANRNGALSELLTVAADNLKGQGADINEMFGEFGKATKTLSNSDDDLFATIANLKEFNDMLVENDTSVAQVNRQFAEVADYLAEDRESMAGAIASLGDSLAVLDDFIRDNRGNLKTSVDKLKGPTRVLVNQQKSLEEAVQTIPLALQNFLNAYNIETNTVDGRGNLNELSLWSTNGLDAQSSDDAPPVLLPGLGEDR; encoded by the coding sequence ATGAGGATCAACCTCAAGCAGTGGACGATCGGTGCGGTCATCATCGCCGCGCTCGGGCTGTCCGGCTTCGCGTCCGACCGGGTGATCGCCGCGGGCGGCACCGAGGTGACCGCGTTGTTCGACGCCACGATCGGCCTCTATCCAGGATCGGACGTGCAGGTCCTCGGCGTCGCGATCGGCACCGTGACGGCGGTGGAGCCCGAAGGCGGTCAGGTCCGCGTGTCGATGAAGCTCGACCGGGGCCAGCACGTCGCCGCGGACACGAGCGCCGTGATCGTCGCGCCGACGCTGGTCAGCGACCGGTTCGTCCAGCTCACCGAGCCGTACGTCGGGGGAGCGAAGCTCGAGTCCGGCGACGAGATCACCAAGACCGCGGTGCCCGTCGAGATCGACGAGCTCTACGCGAGCCTCAACGACGTCGGCCAGAAGCTCGGGCCCGAGGGCGCCAACCGCAACGGTGCACTGTCCGAGCTGCTCACAGTCGCCGCGGACAACCTCAAGGGCCAGGGCGCCGACATCAACGAGATGTTCGGCGAGTTCGGCAAGGCCACCAAGACGCTGTCCAACTCCGACGACGACCTGTTCGCGACGATCGCGAACCTCAAGGAGTTCAACGACATGCTCGTCGAGAACGACACGTCGGTGGCCCAGGTCAACCGGCAGTTCGCCGAGGTCGCCGACTATCTCGCCGAGGACCGCGAGAGCATGGCCGGCGCGATCGCGAGCCTCGGTGACTCGCTGGCCGTCCTCGACGACTTCATCCGCGACAACCGGGGCAACCTCAAGACCAGCGTCGACAAGCTGAAAGGCCCGACCCGGGTGCTGGTCAACCAGCAGAAGTCGCTTGAGGAGGCCGTGCAGACCATCCCGCTGGCCCTCCAGAACTTCCTCAACGCGTACAACATCGAGACGAACACCGTCGACGGGCGCGGCAACCTCAACGAGCTGTCGCTGTGGTCGACGAACGGCCTCGACGCCCAGTCGTCCGACGACGCGCCGCCGGTGCTCCTGCCCGGGCTAGGGGAGGACCGATGA
- a CDS encoding MCE family protein: MRKPRWLSQSKPRRWLSLSKPSLSKPSTRWLSLSKPRLSKPAILAATATLTLTGCSVGSVYDAPLPGGADVGSDPVTITADFDDVLDLVPQSSVKVDNVDVGRVSKIALNPGGRSAKVTLVVNDSVRLPAGTTARLQQTSLLGEKYVALVRPAAAEPGDPVGDGDEIPLAATSQAAQVEQVLGALSMVLNGGGIGQFQEISRELQAVSKGRPEEIKGFLREMEGFVTALDERKGAITDAIDGLASLSQTLEQDTDKIASALDGLSPGMEVLVEQRTQLVAMLKALDRLSDVTVDTLDKAQKDIVADFELLEPILEQLAKAGEDLPKSLEILLTYPFPDSVLGAIKGDYMNVFITTNFRTLPAGCKAAGCSWPQVPGSARTEPAPSPVDADRLTVRNDPPTLLPPTDSPTPGAPGPTIPVPTDGPSSPSPSPSPSPSPESPSPTAPESPSATPDDPATPPKEGDD; this comes from the coding sequence ATGAGGAAGCCCCGCTGGTTGAGCCAGTCGAAACCCCGCCGCTGGTTGAGCTTGTCGAAACCGAGCCTGTCGAAACCGAGCACCCGCTGGTTGAGCCTGTCGAAACCCCGCCTGTCGAAACCCGCCATCCTCGCCGCCACCGCGACCCTGACGCTCACCGGCTGCAGCGTCGGCAGCGTGTACGACGCGCCGCTTCCCGGCGGCGCGGACGTCGGCTCTGACCCGGTCACGATCACTGCCGACTTCGACGACGTGCTCGACCTGGTCCCGCAGTCGAGCGTCAAGGTGGACAACGTCGACGTCGGTCGTGTCTCCAAGATCGCGCTGAATCCCGGCGGCCGCAGTGCCAAGGTGACGCTCGTCGTCAACGACAGCGTGCGGCTGCCCGCAGGGACAACCGCCCGGCTCCAGCAGACCTCGCTGCTCGGCGAGAAGTACGTGGCGCTGGTACGCCCGGCCGCCGCCGAGCCAGGCGACCCGGTCGGCGACGGCGACGAGATCCCGCTCGCGGCGACCTCCCAGGCCGCGCAGGTCGAGCAGGTGCTCGGCGCGCTCTCGATGGTGCTCAACGGCGGCGGGATCGGGCAGTTCCAGGAGATCTCCCGTGAGCTGCAGGCCGTGAGCAAGGGGCGCCCGGAGGAGATCAAGGGTTTCCTCCGTGAGATGGAGGGATTCGTCACCGCGCTCGACGAGCGCAAGGGCGCGATCACCGATGCCATCGACGGGCTCGCCTCGCTGTCGCAGACGCTCGAGCAGGACACCGACAAGATCGCGTCGGCGCTCGACGGGCTGAGCCCCGGCATGGAGGTCCTGGTCGAGCAGCGCACGCAGCTCGTCGCGATGCTCAAGGCGCTCGACCGTCTCTCGGACGTCACGGTCGACACGCTCGACAAGGCGCAGAAGGACATCGTCGCCGACTTCGAGCTGCTCGAGCCGATCCTCGAACAGCTTGCGAAGGCGGGCGAGGACCTTCCGAAGTCGCTCGAGATCCTGCTGACGTACCCGTTCCCGGACTCGGTGCTCGGCGCGATCAAGGGCGACTACATGAACGTCTTCATCACGACGAACTTCCGGACGCTTCCGGCGGGCTGCAAGGCGGCCGGGTGCTCGTGGCCGCAGGTGCCGGGCAGCGCTCGGACCGAACCCGCGCCGAGTCCGGTGGACGCGGATCGCCTGACCGTACGGAACGACCCGCCGACGCTGCTGCCGCCCACGGACTCGCCGACGCCGGGTGCGCCCGGGCCGACGATCCCCGTACCAACCGATGGTCCGTCCTCGCCCTCGCCGTCGCCCTCACCCTCGCCGTCTCCGGAGTCGCCGTCGCCGACGGCCCCGGAGTCGCCGAGCGCGACGCCGGACGACCCCGCGACCCCACCGAAGGAGGGTGACGACTGA
- a CDS encoding MlaD family protein, whose amino-acid sequence MLTGRTKTQLVAFVVVALLATTYLGAKYVGINLFGSGYKITVSLPETGGIFTNGEVTYRGVPIGRIESLKATDDGVEAVLKIDADAPDIPADVTVKVANRSTIGEQYIDLRGDTGGETLAAGAQLSAGQEAIPQPIDVLLRTSRDFADSVPQEDLTTVIDEGYNLSQGASGDLTQLLDASLEFHEIADKNFLVSAALIRNSETVLDTQLAAADSIKSYSESLDLLATTLADADGDLRALIASSPVAAQEINQLFKDVGVPLGVLMSNLVSTAQVFGTNSQGVEDALIRIPEAISIGWAVNGSKGLNLGLTPTFFDPLPCVAGYGGTELREGTDTSAGKPFNKKARCTASPSSGKNVRGPHSLPKKSNGSAAAKVTVPSTMGDLLGGSE is encoded by the coding sequence ATGCTGACCGGTCGTACGAAGACCCAGCTCGTCGCGTTCGTGGTGGTCGCGCTGCTCGCCACCACATACCTCGGGGCGAAGTACGTGGGGATCAACCTGTTCGGCTCCGGCTACAAGATCACCGTGTCGCTGCCCGAGACGGGCGGCATCTTCACCAACGGCGAGGTGACCTACCGCGGGGTGCCGATCGGGCGCATCGAGAGCTTGAAGGCCACGGACGACGGCGTCGAGGCCGTTCTCAAGATCGACGCCGACGCGCCCGACATCCCGGCCGACGTCACCGTCAAGGTCGCGAACCGCTCGACGATCGGCGAGCAGTACATCGACCTGCGGGGCGACACCGGGGGCGAGACGCTCGCCGCGGGCGCTCAGCTCAGCGCGGGCCAGGAGGCGATCCCGCAGCCGATCGACGTGCTCCTCCGTACGTCCCGCGACTTCGCAGACTCGGTGCCCCAGGAGGACCTGACGACGGTCATCGACGAGGGGTACAACCTCTCGCAGGGGGCCAGCGGAGACCTCACGCAGCTGCTCGACGCGTCGCTGGAGTTCCACGAGATCGCCGACAAGAACTTCCTCGTCAGCGCCGCGCTCATCCGCAACTCCGAGACGGTGCTCGACACGCAGCTCGCTGCCGCCGACAGCATCAAGAGCTACAGCGAGAGCCTCGACCTCCTCGCCACCACGCTCGCCGATGCCGACGGCGACCTGCGTGCGCTGATCGCCAGCTCGCCGGTCGCGGCCCAGGAGATCAACCAGCTCTTCAAGGACGTCGGGGTCCCGCTGGGCGTCCTCATGAGCAACCTCGTCTCGACGGCACAGGTCTTCGGCACGAACTCCCAGGGTGTCGAGGACGCGCTCATCCGCATCCCCGAGGCGATCAGCATCGGGTGGGCGGTCAACGGCTCGAAGGGCCTGAACCTCGGGCTCACTCCCACGTTTTTCGACCCGCTGCCCTGTGTGGCGGGCTACGGTGGCACCGAGCTGCGCGAGGGGACCGACACGAGCGCGGGCAAGCCCTTCAACAAGAAGGCGCGCTGCACCGCGAGCCCGAGCTCAGGGAAGAACGTCCGCGGACCTCACAGCTTGCCGAAGAAGAGCAACGGCTCGGCCGCGGCGAAGGTGACCGTCCCGTCGACGATGGGCGACCTCCTGGGAGGGAGCGAATGA
- a CDS encoding nuclear transport factor 2 family protein: protein MTVDQIEEPADTDEANDPSEATVASDTTTAGAPRWRRFVLPAAAALVFAVGVFLWWSAATDEQLSQAEVRDEVLIAATHHIETMNTLDYREVDAGLEAWMDVTTGTLHDQLAQVGDDERQLLADQKKISTGKVVDSAVFSLDGDTATVVASVEVTVKDDADPDAEPTLKRNRFSADAVKVGDQWLLENLQQVAVNLS from the coding sequence ATGACCGTGGACCAGATCGAGGAGCCGGCCGACACGGACGAGGCGAACGACCCGTCCGAAGCGACTGTGGCGAGCGACACGACGACGGCGGGCGCGCCGCGCTGGCGACGGTTCGTCCTGCCGGCTGCGGCGGCCCTCGTCTTCGCCGTCGGCGTCTTCCTGTGGTGGAGCGCCGCCACGGACGAGCAGCTCAGCCAGGCCGAGGTCCGTGACGAGGTGCTGATCGCGGCGACCCACCACATCGAGACCATGAACACCCTCGACTACCGCGAGGTGGACGCTGGCCTCGAGGCATGGATGGACGTCACGACCGGCACGCTCCACGACCAGCTCGCCCAGGTCGGTGACGACGAACGTCAGCTGCTCGCCGACCAGAAGAAGATCTCGACGGGCAAGGTCGTCGACAGCGCTGTCTTCTCGCTCGACGGCGACACGGCGACCGTCGTCGCCTCGGTGGAGGTGACGGTCAAGGACGATGCCGACCCGGACGCCGAGCCGACCCTCAAGCGCAACCGGTTCAGCGCCGACGCCGTGAAGGTCGGGGACCAGTGGCTCCTCGAGAACCTCCAGCAGGTGGCGGTGAACCTCTCGTGA
- a CDS encoding FAD/NAD(P)-binding protein, with product MTAPRRTRPTVVIVGAGASGTLVALHLTRTAGGRSTGVDVVLVDPADRWGRGPSFGTLDDQHLLNVPAAGMSALPQDPAHFVAWRTREDPEHGSDPGTFARRRQYARYLDETLTETYQGPPGEFASLRHHRTRAVALRRTPSGVVVATADGRELAADAVVVATGLPAAGHTWAPDALTDSAFFVPDPWAPGALDVVRRDRSGPGDVLLVGTGLTAVDVTLSLTDVGSRDDRVVRAISRHGRLPRRHASELKLAAIPDVSDWGDDLASILDAAARHLASVRRDSGDWRPGADGLRFQVSTLWGRLSEADKRAFVADHAGAWNVLRHRMAPSSAALIGGLRQAGRLVLGTGSVLGAEPLPGGGLRVRVSTGSTSEGGEASYDVGWVVNCTGPRADIRTVGDPFLDDLLRPRGGAALAEVATAGMGLRTQGGRLVDSEGRADAPVWTLGALRRGELWESTAVPEIRSQALAVATSVLDAVAPQPRRLADGRLVSGHHPAARPRDPLGLPLSTTAEAAAAYNAGLERLMRLQDNVEVPLREAVAHDPDFALGHATLALLGHEAGADADVQASLEAARRAVSKRGDERERSLVDVVGQRVRDVRHKGARALMNHLATHPRDILAVSAAVPTIAFSGVTDVQQEAWDLVEGLAPAYGDHWWYISLLAFTRQDQGRFEEAGLLAESALSCEPSSGHAVHALTHVMYETGQHEGGRVWLDHWVAESGRSASHRAHFSWHAALHELALGDTEAVRRRYYSQLAPPTVTGVRALIDSGSLLWRWRMTMSEAAPPVQPVLDAVDIALLERPETPFVALHAALALAGAEEHQRLAALAQHCRNSPEAAVRTAVATVCDALLAAGEQRWTDAIALLDDVLPVLVQVGGSAAQREVVEETLLFCLVSAGQAERASALLDARLDRRAYPLDQRRRANLTVTVG from the coding sequence GTGACCGCTCCCCGCCGTACCCGCCCGACCGTCGTCATCGTCGGCGCGGGAGCATCCGGCACGTTGGTCGCGCTGCATCTCACGCGGACCGCTGGCGGACGCTCCACCGGCGTCGACGTCGTCCTCGTCGACCCGGCCGACCGCTGGGGCCGCGGCCCGTCGTTCGGGACGCTCGACGACCAGCACCTCCTCAACGTCCCCGCCGCGGGGATGAGCGCGCTCCCCCAGGACCCCGCGCACTTCGTGGCGTGGCGCACCCGCGAGGATCCCGAGCACGGCAGCGATCCCGGCACGTTCGCCCGGCGCCGCCAGTACGCGCGCTACCTCGACGAGACGCTGACCGAGACCTACCAGGGTCCGCCCGGCGAGTTCGCGTCGCTGCGCCACCACCGGACCCGGGCGGTCGCGCTGCGCCGTACGCCGTCCGGCGTGGTCGTCGCCACGGCCGACGGGCGTGAGCTCGCCGCCGACGCGGTCGTCGTCGCCACCGGCCTGCCCGCTGCCGGGCACACCTGGGCACCCGACGCGCTGACCGACTCGGCCTTCTTCGTCCCCGACCCGTGGGCACCCGGCGCACTCGACGTCGTCCGCAGAGACCGCTCCGGTCCGGGCGACGTCCTGCTCGTCGGTACGGGACTGACGGCCGTCGACGTCACCTTGTCGCTCACCGACGTCGGGTCCCGCGACGACCGGGTGGTCCGCGCGATCTCCCGTCACGGCCGTCTCCCCCGCCGCCACGCCTCCGAGCTCAAGCTCGCCGCCATCCCCGACGTCTCCGACTGGGGCGACGACCTGGCATCGATCCTCGACGCCGCGGCCCGCCACCTCGCGAGCGTGCGCCGTGACTCTGGCGACTGGCGGCCGGGCGCCGACGGGCTGCGGTTCCAGGTGTCGACGCTGTGGGGGCGCCTGAGCGAGGCCGACAAGCGCGCGTTCGTCGCCGACCACGCCGGCGCCTGGAACGTCCTGCGGCATCGCATGGCCCCGTCGAGCGCCGCGCTGATCGGCGGCCTGCGCCAGGCGGGGCGGCTCGTCCTCGGCACCGGCTCCGTCCTCGGCGCCGAGCCGCTGCCGGGCGGCGGGCTGCGGGTGCGGGTCTCGACAGGCTCGACCAGCGAAGGGGGCGAGGCCTCGTACGACGTGGGCTGGGTCGTGAACTGTACGGGGCCGCGTGCCGACATCCGGACGGTCGGCGACCCGTTCCTCGACGACCTCCTCCGCCCGCGCGGCGGCGCTGCGCTGGCCGAGGTCGCGACGGCCGGCATGGGCCTTCGTACGCAGGGTGGTCGCCTCGTCGACTCCGAGGGGCGTGCCGACGCTCCGGTCTGGACGCTCGGCGCGCTGCGTCGCGGCGAGCTGTGGGAGTCGACGGCGGTGCCCGAGATCCGCAGCCAGGCGCTCGCGGTCGCCACCTCCGTCCTCGACGCGGTCGCGCCGCAGCCTCGTCGCCTCGCGGACGGCCGGCTCGTCAGCGGTCACCACCCGGCGGCCCGTCCTCGTGACCCGCTGGGCCTCCCCCTCTCGACGACGGCCGAGGCCGCCGCCGCGTACAACGCCGGTCTCGAGCGCCTCATGCGACTGCAGGACAACGTCGAGGTGCCGTTGCGCGAGGCGGTCGCGCACGACCCCGACTTCGCGCTCGGGCACGCGACGCTGGCGCTGCTCGGCCACGAGGCCGGAGCCGACGCCGACGTGCAGGCCTCGCTCGAGGCCGCCCGGCGCGCCGTCAGCAAGCGCGGCGACGAGCGTGAGCGCAGCCTCGTCGATGTCGTCGGGCAGCGTGTCCGCGACGTCCGGCACAAGGGCGCGCGGGCACTCATGAACCACCTCGCGACGCACCCGCGCGACATCCTCGCGGTCTCGGCCGCCGTCCCGACGATCGCGTTCTCCGGCGTCACCGACGTGCAGCAGGAGGCGTGGGACCTCGTCGAGGGCCTGGCGCCCGCGTACGGCGACCACTGGTGGTACATCTCGCTGCTCGCCTTCACCCGCCAGGACCAGGGCCGCTTCGAGGAGGCCGGCCTGCTCGCGGAGAGCGCGCTGTCGTGCGAGCCGTCGTCAGGCCACGCCGTGCACGCGCTGACGCACGTCATGTACGAGACGGGGCAGCACGAGGGCGGACGCGTGTGGCTCGATCACTGGGTCGCCGAGAGCGGACGCTCCGCGAGCCACCGCGCGCACTTCTCGTGGCACGCCGCGCTGCACGAGCTCGCGCTCGGCGACACCGAGGCCGTACGACGCCGCTACTACTCGCAGCTCGCCCCGCCGACCGTGACCGGGGTCCGCGCGCTCATCGACTCGGGCTCCCTGCTGTGGCGCTGGCGCATGACGATGTCGGAGGCGGCGCCGCCCGTCCAGCCCGTCCTCGACGCTGTCGATATCGCGCTCCTCGAGCGGCCGGAGACGCCCTTCGTGGCGCTGCACGCCGCCCTCGCGCTCGCCGGCGCAGAGGAGCACCAGCGGCTCGCCGCACTCGCGCAGCACTGCCGCAACTCGCCCGAGGCAGCCGTCCGTACGGCCGTCGCGACCGTGTGCGACGCCCTCCTGGCGGCAGGCGAGCAGCGCTGGACCGACGCCATCGCGCTGCTCGACGACGTCCTGCCCGTGCTCGTCCAGGTGGGTGGCTCTGCCGCGCAGCGCGAGGTCGTCGAGGAGACGCTGCTCTTCTGCCTCGTCAGCGCCGGTCAGGCCGAGCGTGCGAGCGCGCTGCTCGACGCTCGCCTCGACCGGCGGGCGTACCCGCTCGACCAGCGCCGTCGCGCCAACCTCACCGTCACAGTGGGGTGA